In Rhodospirillum rubrum ATCC 11170, a genomic segment contains:
- a CDS encoding sigma-54-dependent transcriptional regulator: MHRILMVEDSPSNAELYATYLRASGMTVTLAGTGGQALDYLVADASAFDLVVLDLGLPDMDGLEILRKLGGPAAMPPTVVLTGSGSVRRAVEAMREGAIDFLVKPCGADKLRTAVEEALERRTPTAEGRAPAADPTRAKRGPSGFLGSSPAMSNVFSLIEAAAASSTASVFITGETGTGKELCANAIHNLSDRRNGPFVAINCGAIPRELMESEIFGHRKGAFTGAINDREGAASRADGGTLFLDELCEMDLDLQVKLLRFIQTGTYRKVGDGADRQVNIRFVCATNRDPLVEVKAGRFREDLYYRLYVVPIHLPPLSARGDDIILLARRFLADFSKLEGKRFQEFSADALGRIMAYRWPGNVRQLENVVRNIVVLNDGVTVEPTMLPPPLDCVEAVVSLPVDPQSATGAVVGGGTLSLDEILARPLAELEAMAIDAALRLSDNNVTRAARLLDVSPSTIYRKHSAYKSGGTGGSAGR, translated from the coding sequence ATGCACCGTATCTTGATGGTGGAGGATTCGCCCTCCAACGCCGAACTTTACGCCACCTATCTGAGGGCGTCGGGGATGACCGTCACCTTGGCCGGGACGGGAGGGCAGGCCCTCGACTATCTGGTCGCCGATGCCAGCGCCTTCGATCTGGTGGTGCTCGATCTCGGTTTGCCTGATATGGACGGCCTGGAAATCCTGCGCAAGCTGGGCGGTCCGGCGGCGATGCCGCCGACTGTCGTGCTGACCGGGTCGGGATCGGTGCGCCGCGCCGTCGAGGCGATGCGCGAGGGGGCGATCGATTTCCTGGTCAAGCCCTGCGGCGCCGACAAACTGCGCACCGCCGTTGAAGAGGCTTTGGAGCGGCGCACGCCCACCGCCGAAGGCCGGGCGCCGGCCGCCGATCCGACCCGGGCCAAACGCGGCCCCTCGGGTTTTCTGGGCTCCTCACCGGCCATGTCCAACGTCTTTAGCTTGATCGAGGCGGCGGCGGCCAGCAGCACCGCCAGCGTGTTCATCACCGGCGAGACCGGGACGGGCAAGGAACTCTGCGCCAACGCCATCCATAATCTGTCGGACCGTCGCAACGGCCCCTTCGTCGCCATCAACTGCGGCGCCATTCCCCGCGAATTGATGGAAAGCGAGATCTTCGGCCATCGCAAGGGCGCCTTCACCGGGGCGATCAACGACCGCGAGGGCGCGGCCAGCCGGGCCGATGGCGGAACCCTGTTCCTTGATGAACTGTGCGAGATGGACCTCGATCTTCAGGTGAAGCTGCTGCGCTTCATCCAGACCGGCACCTATCGCAAGGTGGGCGACGGCGCCGATCGTCAGGTCAATATCCGCTTCGTCTGCGCCACCAATCGCGATCCGCTGGTCGAGGTCAAGGCCGGGCGCTTCCGCGAGGATCTGTATTACCGGCTTTATGTGGTGCCCATCCACCTGCCGCCGCTTTCGGCGCGCGGCGATGACATCATCTTGCTGGCCCGGCGGTTTCTCGCCGATTTCTCCAAGCTCGAAGGCAAGCGCTTCCAGGAGTTCTCGGCCGATGCCCTGGGGCGGATCATGGCCTATCGCTGGCCGGGCAATGTCCGCCAGCTTGAAAACGTCGTGCGCAATATCGTCGTGCTCAATGACGGGGTGACGGTCGAGCCGACCATGTTGCCACCGCCGCTTGACTGCGTCGAAGCCGTGGTCAGCCTGCCCGTCGACCCGCAAAGCGCCACCGGGGCCGTTGTTGGCGGGGGAACGCTGTCGCTTGATGAGATCCTCGCCCGCCCCTTGGCCGAACTGGAAGCCATGGCCATCGACGCCGCCTTGCGGTTGTCGGACAACAATGTGACGCGGGCGGCGCGGCTTCTTGATGTCTCGCCCTCGACCATCTATCGCAAGCATTCCGCCTATAAATCGGGCGGAACGGGCGGAAGCGCCGGGCGCTGA